ATCTCATCGCTCTCTACCCGGGAGTCTCGCCGGGGACCATCGCAGCGGCCGTTGAACAGCGTGCGACCGGCATCGTCCTGTCGGCGACCGGGTCGGGCAACACGCACCCCGACATCACCGCCCAGGTGAGTCTCGCCGTGCAACGCGACGTTGTTGTCGTCGTCTCGACCCGTGTCCCGTTCGGCGCGGTGGAGCCGACATACGGCGGAGGGGGCGGAGGGGTCGATCTGGACCGGGCCGGCGCGATCTTCTCTCCGTGGCTCCGGGCGCCGCAGGCGCGGATGGCACTGCTTGCTCTGCTGTCGGTCGGAGCAGACCGTCAAAGGGTCTCCGACTTCTTCGCGGCGTCGTCGCCCTCCTGATCCCACCCGAGACTGTCGAGCGGATCGGCCCTGGTCAGGCCGGATGCAGCCAGACGGAAGTTCCGGGTGCGCCCGGGACCGGTCTCGCGTGTCTCGAAGCGCACCGTCACGAACCCGTGTCCACCGCCTTGTACCCAGCCGTGCCCGTGGTCGGGGTGTCGGACATCGGTGCCGGTCGGCAGATCGTCGTCTCCCTCCTGCTCCCGGGGAATCTGCACACCTCGCGGTACGTCCACCGGGTCGGCACCAGCTGCCGGGTCGATGTCGAGTTCCGGGAACAGCGAGTCCTGTCGGACGTCGGACAACCCCGCGTAGCCGACTCCCACGAGCCGGATCGGGCCGATCTCCAACGGATCCAGCATCACCTTCAACGCCGCGTTCGTGAGAACGTCCAGGTCGGTTGTCGCGGCGTGCAAGGTTGACGAGCGGGTCAGCACCGACATGTCACTCCGCCGAAGTTTCACCACAACCGTTCGCGCGCCACGACCGTCGTCGATCAACCTGCGATGCGCGTCGGCCGCGGCAGCCAGCACTGCAGCGCGCAGGCCGACGATGTCGATGATGTCCGTGGCGAAGGTCGACTCCGCACTGATCTGCTTCGCGCTGGCGCGTTCGGCCACCGGTCGATGGTCGATGCCCTTCGCGAGTTGATGCAGGGCGGGCCCGACGGTGCCGCCGAGCACGGAGGCGACTTCGGTATCGGACATCGCCGCGAGGTCTCCGATCGTCTCCACACCGAGGCGGGCGAGTCGATCGCCGGACACCGGCCCGATCCCCCACAGTTTGCGGACCGGGAGTTCCTGGAGGAACTCGAGTTGCCGGCTCGGTTCGATCACACGAAGCCCGTCGGGTTTCGCCAAACCGGACGCGATCTTCGCGATCTGCTTTCCGGTCCCGAACCCCACCGAGGCCGCCAGTCCTGTCGCCTCGCGAATCGCGGTCCGCATGCGGCGCGCGAGCTCTGCGGCTTCGTCGACGCTGGCGCCCTGCAACTCCGCCGGCTCCCCGAACGCCTCGTCGAACGACAGTGTCTCGATGACCGGCGCGAACTCTCGGACGATGCCGAACACTCGCGCGCTGACGACGCGATACACGTCGATGCGCGGCGGCAGGACCACCGCGGACGGCCCGACAAGACGTCGGGCCTGATGCATCGGCATCGCGGACCGCGCACCGAACACACGGGCCTCGTAGCTGGCGCCTGCGACGACACCGCGTCCGCCACTGCCGCCGACCAACACCGGACGTCCTGCGAGCGTCGGCCGAGTCAGTTGTTCCACCGAGGCGAAGAACGCGTCCATGTCGATGTGGAACACCCACCGCGAGCTGCGTTCTGCGGTCACCGTTCGCGACAGAGTGCCAGGACGCGCGGATCAGTCGACGTGAAGCGGTCGACCTCTTCCCCACCGTCACACCGCAGCAGTGAGATCGTCACCGAGTCGGACCGTAGAGCCTCGACCGCCCACTGCGCGCCTGCGTCTTCCCAGCGCTGCAGTCGTTCCAGGTCATCGGCGGGCATGTGTCGATCCTATCCCTGCCTCAGGCAGGCGGAACCGACCACTCCGGGTACTTCGGGGCGAGGGTGTCGCCACTGGACACGCCACGGAGGCGACGACCCAGCCATGGTCCGGCGAAGCCGGTGACCCAGGTCAGGGCCGCGCGCGTCTGCTCGGCGGCACTCAGTTCTGGCAGCGGTGCCAGTTCGAGCGCCTGGAGATCGTGGTCCACACCGAGCGCGTCGAGTACCGCGATGGCCATCCGCTGGTGACCAGCAGCCGACATGTGCAGACGGTCGAAGCTCCACAGACGAACGTCGTCGTAGTCCCGGAGCCGCCAATAGTCGACGAGTACAGCACCGTGGCGATCGGCGATCTCCCGCATCGCTTCGGCGAGAATCGCGAACCGTCCGCGCAGAGCCCGAAATCCGGCGGCCGCACCCGGATCGTGCGGCGTGAACAGCACAACGGTCGCGCCGGAGGACACCAGGCGGCCGACCGCGTCGTTGTAGACCGCGGCAAGCGCGTTGATGTCGACCGACGGGCGCAGCAGGTCGTTGCCGCCCGCATGAATCGTGACCAGATCCGGCCCCAGCTCGATCGCGACGTCGACCTGCTCCTCGACGATCGGCACGAGCTTACGACCGCGGATCGCCAGATTCACGTACCGCGCCTGCGGTTGGGCCGCGTGCAGCACTGCGGCAACACGGTCCGCCCACCCGCGGACACCGTTCGGAAGGGTCGGATCGACGTCTCCGACACCTTCGGTGAAGGAGTCGCCGAGCGCCGCATATCGCAGATAAGTCACCGCGCCAGCGTACCGATACGGACGCGGGCACCAGGATCGGGCGACGGTTTCTGAGATTCGTCTGTCGGGCACGTCGGCCCGGGGTCAGGCCTTCGCCACGTCGGCGGAGACGCCGTCGTTGAGCTCGATCGCCGCGGCGTCGCCGGTATCGACGTCGAAGGTCGTCGCGAGGACCTCGCCTGCGATCATCGCAGCGTGGGTCCTGGCGGTGTCCACACGATCCTCCGGCACCACGAGTCGCACGACGATGCGGTCCGAGATCTCCAGACCGAGGTTTCGTCGGGCGTCCTGCAGTTCGCGGACGCGGTCCTTCGCCCAGCCCTCGGCTTCGAGTTCCGGAGTGACCGCGGTGTCCAGGACCACGAGTCCGGCGCCGCTGGGCAGCTCCGCAGTCGAATCGGGCGATGCCGCGACGAGCTTCCGGGAGAACTCCTCCCCACGCAGTTCGATGCCGTCAGCGACGACAACCTGCTCGCCGGTCTCAGCGTTGGTCGCGAACTCCCAGTTCCCGGACTTGACCGCCTTGATGGCCCGCTGGACCTCCTTGCCGATACGCGGTCCGGCCGCACGGGCATTGACCGCCACCTCGACCTTGCCGAACGAGTCGACGTCGGTCGACAGGTCAACCTTCTTCACGTTCATCTCGTCGGCGATCAGATCTGCGTACGGCGCCATCAACTCGGCGGTCGGCGACGCGACGGTCAGACCCGGCAGCGGCAGACGCACGCGCAGCTTGTTTGCCTTGCGGACGCTCGAGGCGACCGAGCAGACCGACTGGATCTCGTCCATCGCCGCCACGAGATCGGCGTCGGCGGGCAGTTCGCCTTCGGCGGGCCAGTCCGTCAGGTGCACCGAGCGCTCCCCGGTGAGACCGCGCCACATGGCCTCGGTCGCCAACGGCAGGAGCGGTGCGGCCAGTCGGCCCGCAACCTCGAGAACCGTGTACAGCGTGTCGAACGCATCGGGATCGGAGTCCTGACCCGCCCAGAAGCGAGCACGCGAACGACGCACGTACCAGTTGGTGAGCGACTCGCAGAACTCGCGGAAGCTCTCGCAGGCACCCGCGATGTCGTAGACGTCCAGAGCATCGGTCATCTCATCCCGCGTCGCCGCCAGCTTGGCGAGGATGTAGCGGTCGAGGACGTTCTCCGAGTCCGTGCGCCACGTGGCCTGACGGTCCGCGTACAGCTGCAGGAAGCTGTAGGCGTTCCACATCGGGAGCAG
This genomic window from Gordonia sp. PDNC005 contains:
- a CDS encoding DNA polymerase IV; the protein is MTAERSSRWVFHIDMDAFFASVEQLTRPTLAGRPVLVGGSGGRGVVAGASYEARVFGARSAMPMHQARRLVGPSAVVLPPRIDVYRVVSARVFGIVREFAPVIETLSFDEAFGEPAELQGASVDEAAELARRMRTAIREATGLAASVGFGTGKQIAKIASGLAKPDGLRVIEPSRQLEFLQELPVRKLWGIGPVSGDRLARLGVETIGDLAAMSDTEVASVLGGTVGPALHQLAKGIDHRPVAERASAKQISAESTFATDIIDIVGLRAAVLAAAADAHRRLIDDGRGARTVVVKLRRSDMSVLTRSSTLHAATTDLDVLTNAALKVMLDPLEIGPIRLVGVGYAGLSDVRQDSLFPELDIDPAAGADPVDVPRGVQIPREQEGDDDLPTGTDVRHPDHGHGWVQGGGHGFVTVRFETRETGPGRTRNFRLAASGLTRADPLDSLGWDQEGDDAAKKSETL
- a CDS encoding SGNH/GDSL hydrolase family protein, producing MTYLRYAALGDSFTEGVGDVDPTLPNGVRGWADRVAAVLHAAQPQARYVNLAIRGRKLVPIVEEQVDVAIELGPDLVTIHAGGNDLLRPSVDINALAAVYNDAVGRLVSSGATVVLFTPHDPGAAAGFRALRGRFAILAEAMREIADRHGAVLVDYWRLRDYDDVRLWSFDRLHMSAAGHQRMAIAVLDALGVDHDLQALELAPLPELSAAEQTRAALTWVTGFAGPWLGRRLRGVSSGDTLAPKYPEWSVPPA